One Campylobacter concisus DNA segment encodes these proteins:
- a CDS encoding winged helix-turn-helix domain-containing protein → MGLEKEIYKALLGEKKVEIINLLCELGDENGFIVLKISEICEKLNVSKPTVISTFKLLEEKKIFERVKNGVYRFKNL, encoded by the coding sequence TTGGGGCTAGAAAAAGAAATTTACAAAGCGCTTCTTGGCGAGAAAAAGGTAGAGATCATAAATTTACTTTGCGAGCTAGGCGATGAAAATGGCTTTATCGTGCTTAAAATTTCAGAAATTTGCGAAAAGCTAAATGTTAGCAAACCAACTGTGATAAGCACATTTAAGCTGCTTGAAGAGAAGAAAATTTTTGAACGGGTAAAAAACGGGGTTTATAGATTTAAAAATTTATAG
- a CDS encoding diacylglycerol kinase, which translates to MRNQPTYKFFKNFGYAREGLAEIFKNEKSFRIEICIFLVATISLFFWKFDLIFNLFLIFSMAFVLVCECLNSSLERVTDLASPDYHALAKAAKDAGSAAVMIANFLCGALWCVAIGYKIWG; encoded by the coding sequence ATGAGAAACCAGCCAACTTATAAATTTTTTAAAAATTTTGGCTACGCAAGAGAGGGTTTGGCTGAAATTTTTAAAAACGAAAAGAGCTTTCGCATAGAAATTTGCATATTTTTGGTAGCTACGATCTCACTATTTTTTTGGAAATTTGACCTTATTTTTAACCTATTTTTGATCTTTAGCATGGCATTTGTGCTAGTTTGCGAGTGCCTAAACTCGAGTCTAGAGCGAGTGACTGATCTTGCGAGCCCAGACTATCACGCCCTAGCAAAAGCGGCAAAGGACGCTGGAAGTGCGGCTGTGATGATCGCAAATTTCTTATGTGGCGCGCTTTGGTGCGTAGCGATAGGATATAAAATTTGGGGCTAG
- a CDS encoding exodeoxyribonuclease III translates to MKLISWNVNGLRAVVAKEGFAWLDEVRPDFLGLQEIKVKEDDVPKEIYNLGFKDISVNSGARAGYSGVMSLAKFDVQTQKAAFFDDREGRVLEHRFGDIVLFNIYFPNGQKDDERLAFKMDFYEKFLAYCKELIKSGKEVIFCGDVNTAHREIDLKNPKANAKTSGFLPIERAWIDEVLKSGFIDTFRAVNGDIADAYSWWSYRFNARAKNVGWRIDYFFISQGLKDRLKDAFILPEITGSDHCPVGIEIEI, encoded by the coding sequence TTGAAACTTATTAGTTGGAACGTAAATGGGCTGCGCGCAGTCGTGGCAAAAGAGGGCTTTGCTTGGCTTGATGAGGTTAGGCCTGATTTTCTAGGACTTCAAGAGATCAAGGTCAAAGAGGACGACGTCCCAAAAGAAATTTACAACCTTGGCTTTAAAGATATCAGTGTAAACTCAGGCGCAAGGGCAGGATATTCTGGCGTGATGAGTCTAGCAAAATTTGACGTACAAACGCAAAAGGCGGCCTTTTTTGACGACAGGGAGGGGCGAGTTTTGGAGCATAGATTTGGCGATATCGTGCTTTTTAACATCTACTTTCCAAACGGCCAAAAGGACGACGAGCGCCTGGCATTCAAGATGGACTTTTACGAGAAATTTCTAGCTTACTGCAAAGAGCTGATAAAAAGCGGCAAAGAGGTGATATTTTGTGGCGACGTAAATACCGCTCACCGCGAGATCGACCTGAAAAATCCAAAGGCAAATGCCAAAACTTCGGGCTTTTTACCTATCGAGCGAGCGTGGATAGATGAGGTGCTAAAAAGCGGCTTTATAGATACATTTAGAGCCGTAAATGGCGACATTGCGGACGCTTACTCGTGGTGGAGCTACCGCTTTAACGCAAGGGCGAAAAACGTCGGCTGGAGGATTGATTATTTCTTCATCTCGCAGGGGCTAAAAGATAGGCTAAAAGACGCCTTTATCTTGCCAGAGATCACTGGCAGCGACCACTGCCCAGTTGGCATAGAGATAGAAATTTAG
- a CDS encoding manganese efflux pump MntP family protein, with protein MQLLLLSFALSMDSTALNMANGARYKSLALGKILFIAFMLGFFQFLMPLFGYFLGISFAKFISSIDHFIAFFILCFLGFKMLKEACSSEASDSLGMDIKTIFIGAFATSIDALAVGVTLSFEAVNVFESALIIGIVCFVLSLAAFYIGKFMGEILEKKALFLGGAILIFLGFKILITHLLEEGVL; from the coding sequence ATGCAACTTTTACTTCTTAGCTTCGCTCTTAGCATGGATAGCACAGCGCTAAATATGGCAAACGGCGCAAGGTATAAAAGTCTTGCCCTTGGCAAAATTTTATTTATAGCTTTCATGCTTGGCTTTTTTCAGTTTCTCATGCCGCTTTTTGGCTATTTTCTAGGCATTAGCTTTGCTAAATTTATAAGCTCTATCGATCACTTCATCGCATTTTTTATACTCTGCTTTCTTGGCTTTAAAATGCTAAAAGAGGCCTGTAGCAGCGAGGCTAGCGACTCTTTGGGCATGGATATTAAGACCATTTTTATAGGCGCATTTGCCACGAGTATCGACGCACTTGCCGTTGGCGTCACGCTTAGCTTTGAGGCGGTTAATGTATTTGAGAGTGCGCTCATCATCGGCATAGTCTGCTTTGTGCTAAGCCTAGCCGCCTTTTATATCGGTAAATTTATGGGTGAAATTTTAGAGAAAAAGGCACTATTTTTAGGCGGAGCGATACTTATATTTCTAGGCTTTAAAATCCTCATCACCCACCTGCTAGAAGAGGGAGTGCTCTAA
- a CDS encoding DUF4197 domain-containing protein translates to MKRSLVILCGALALNLQAASMDDMINKGVKIATHASNGDYKSLVSEALNAAVSELSKEGFMNNATAKIPLPKSLEMASNLAKKVGGEKWAQDLSKSINNAATTAVPKAAEIFSESIKNMSEADVKKLFNGGSDSVTKYLQESSSQKLKAAFTPIIEKMMSDNSFATAYNGLNSFIGNSTKNNETIKSVKNLAKNLGAGEYVPEDSEDLNSYITRKTLDGLFNVMSEKEKGLRSGLNLDSGKKVLDSIFK, encoded by the coding sequence ATGAAAAGATCACTTGTTATTCTTTGTGGTGCGCTTGCTTTAAATCTGCAAGCCGCAAGCATGGATGATATGATAAATAAAGGTGTGAAAATTGCCACTCACGCATCAAACGGCGACTATAAAAGTCTAGTTAGCGAGGCGCTAAATGCTGCTGTTAGCGAGCTTTCAAAAGAGGGCTTTATGAACAACGCCACAGCTAAAATTCCACTCCCAAAAAGCCTTGAGATGGCGTCAAATTTAGCCAAAAAAGTGGGCGGCGAGAAATGGGCGCAGGACCTTAGCAAGTCGATAAACAACGCTGCGACCACGGCCGTGCCAAAGGCTGCTGAAATTTTTAGTGAGAGCATAAAAAATATGAGCGAGGCTGACGTTAAAAAGCTCTTTAACGGCGGTAGCGACAGCGTTACGAAGTATCTGCAGGAAAGCTCCAGCCAAAAGCTAAAGGCGGCATTCACGCCGATAATTGAGAAAATGATGAGCGATAATAGCTTTGCGACCGCCTATAATGGGCTAAATTCTTTCATCGGCAACTCAACAAAAAACAACGAAACGATAAAATCAGTAAAAAACCTAGCTAAAAATTTAGGTGCTGGTGAGTACGTGCCAGAAGATAGCGAGGATCTAAACTCATACATTACGAGAAAGACGCTAGATGGGCTATTTAACGTGATGAGCGAGAAGGAAAAGGGACTAAGAAGTGGCTTAAACCTAGATAGCGGCAAAAAGGTGCTAGACTCGATATTTAAATGA
- a CDS encoding DMT family transporter, protein MRNLTAQNKADIALIVVSIVWGATFLPMANALKTNGVFVMLFCRFFLSAIFMGFVALKFAKKFDKKSVFYGVILGVVLFLSFTTQTYALKLTFSSSVAFITGLECVIVPFMAAIFFKNKISIFAILGAIIAIFGLWLLSGATLALGAGEALALVCAIFYALYTTLNGHFVRKSELYLLVFVVFLTNAMLSLVFALFQGSIVPNFDREFFIAIFITTVIGTIFCYFVQTIAQRYTTASKAALFFCLEPVSAGLIGYFIAGEILSVWQIFGAMLIIFGVIFSEFGKQICSKI, encoded by the coding sequence ATGAGAAATTTGACCGCTCAAAACAAAGCCGACATCGCTCTTATCGTAGTTTCCATCGTTTGGGGCGCTACGTTTTTACCCATGGCAAACGCACTAAAGACAAATGGCGTCTTTGTCATGCTTTTTTGCCGGTTTTTTCTCTCGGCTATCTTTATGGGCTTTGTCGCGCTTAAATTTGCTAAGAAATTTGATAAAAAGAGCGTCTTCTACGGCGTTATCCTTGGTGTGGTGCTGTTTTTGTCATTTACAACGCAGACTTATGCCCTAAAGCTTACATTTAGCTCGAGCGTTGCCTTTATTACGGGGCTTGAGTGCGTGATAGTCCCTTTTATGGCAGCTATCTTTTTTAAAAATAAGATAAGTATTTTTGCAATTTTAGGCGCTATCATCGCTATTTTTGGGCTTTGGCTCTTAAGTGGTGCCACACTCGCACTTGGGGCTGGAGAGGCACTAGCGCTTGTTTGCGCCATATTTTACGCACTTTACACGACGCTAAATGGTCACTTTGTAAGAAAGAGTGAGCTTTATCTGCTTGTTTTTGTGGTCTTTCTCACAAATGCCATGCTCTCGCTTGTTTTTGCGCTTTTTCAGGGCAGTATCGTGCCAAATTTCGATAGGGAATTTTTCATAGCGATATTTATCACGACTGTGATTGGCACCATATTTTGCTACTTTGTGCAAACTATCGCCCAAAGATATACGACCGCTAGCAAGGCGGCCTTGTTTTTCTGTCTAGAGCCAGTCTCTGCTGGGCTAATAGGCTACTTTATAGCTGGCGAGATACTTAGCGTCTGGCAAATTTTTGGAGCCATGCTCATCATCTTTGGCGTCATTTTTAGCGAATTTGGCAAGCAAATTTGCTCTAAAATTTAA
- a CDS encoding class I SAM-dependent methyltransferase produces the protein MQNLWDKKASNYQRFDGKISAIQQQIFAKALAWGVDFSGKDILDIGCGTGVWSIFLSKTAKHITGIDSSEKMIEILNEDAKRFGVTNLSSEVCSWREFKPARHFDIAICTMSPAIASDWDFDKFQNCAKQKLYLGWDKPRSSDLLEPFFEKFGRTLSQKNVVDRLEAWLNEQGIAYKSEILNETRIARRSVQEAAENICWHLEINGAKNYDEKAVLAMLKERFDGEFIDEKIDSQMKLFVF, from the coding sequence ATGCAAAATTTATGGGATAAAAAGGCGTCAAACTACCAAAGATTTGACGGCAAGATCAGCGCTATCCAGCAGCAAATTTTTGCCAAAGCCTTGGCTTGGGGAGTTGATTTTAGTGGCAAAGATATCCTTGATATAGGCTGTGGCACGGGCGTTTGGAGCATATTTTTATCAAAAACGGCTAAACATATAACAGGTATTGATAGCTCAGAAAAGATGATAGAAATTTTAAACGAAGATGCAAAGAGATTTGGCGTGACAAATTTAAGTAGCGAGGTTTGCTCGTGGAGAGAATTTAAGCCAGCAAGACACTTTGATATCGCCATTTGCACGATGAGCCCGGCCATTGCAAGCGACTGGGACTTTGATAAATTTCAAAACTGTGCCAAGCAAAAGCTTTATCTTGGCTGGGACAAGCCTAGAAGCTCTGACTTGCTTGAGCCATTTTTTGAAAAATTTGGCCGCACACTCTCGCAAAAAAACGTTGTAGATAGGCTTGAAGCGTGGCTAAATGAGCAAGGCATCGCTTATAAGAGTGAAATTTTAAACGAAACTAGGATCGCTAGACGAAGCGTGCAAGAAGCTGCTGAGAACATCTGCTGGCACCTTGAGATAAACGGAGCTAAAAACTACGATGAAAAGGCGGTTTTAGCGATGTTAAAAGAGAGATTTGACGGCGAGTTTATAGACGAGAAAATAGACTCTCAAATGAAGCTTTTTGTCTTTTAA
- a CDS encoding acyl-CoA thioesterase codes for MRDFIYHVTIPPQAIDMHGHMNNVYYFTLMQEAAFAHSAAVGDTVEAQYKRGEIWLIRKNEAKYIKSAKLMDNIEIYTYTQADGKATSSRYFEFKKYGELIATGKTEFVYIDLKTNRPKAIPAEIIALYS; via the coding sequence ATGAGAGATTTTATATATCACGTCACTATCCCGCCACAAGCCATAGACATGCACGGACACATGAACAATGTCTATTATTTCACGCTTATGCAAGAGGCCGCATTTGCCCACTCTGCCGCTGTTGGCGACACGGTCGAGGCGCAGTATAAAAGGGGTGAAATTTGGCTCATTAGAAAAAATGAAGCAAAATATATAAAAAGTGCAAAGCTGATGGATAATATAGAAATTTACACCTACACGCAGGCCGATGGCAAGGCCACTTCGAGCAGATATTTTGAGTTTAAAAAGTATGGCGAGCTAATAGCAACTGGCAAGACGGAGTTTGTCTATATCGATCTAAAGACAAACCGCCCAAAAGCTATCCCAGCTGAGATCATCGCGCTTTACTCGTGA
- a CDS encoding Fur family transcriptional regulator, with protein sequence MNARNFLEEHNIKATTLRIKLVEILQNAKAPLSYDEILQILDANKTTFYRSMEIFEKENLVIKTENNHKSYYELANEAKAYFICDVCHKVTNIDMPRLNVAKNIKSAVIKGVCDECGHE encoded by the coding sequence ATGAACGCGAGAAATTTCTTAGAAGAGCACAATATCAAGGCTACGACGCTTCGCATAAAGCTTGTTGAAATTTTGCAAAACGCCAAAGCACCACTAAGCTATGATGAAATTTTACAAATTCTTGACGCAAACAAGACGACCTTTTATAGAAGTATGGAAATTTTTGAAAAAGAAAATCTCGTGATAAAAACCGAAAACAACCACAAGAGCTACTACGAGCTAGCAAATGAAGCCAAAGCCTACTTCATCTGCGACGTCTGTCACAAAGTAACAAACATCGATATGCCCCGCCTAAACGTTGCCAAAAATATAAAAAGCGCCGTGATAAAGGGCGTTTGCGACGAATGTGGTCACGAGTAA
- a CDS encoding metal ABC transporter solute-binding protein, Zn/Mn family produces the protein MRKIIVFLAVCALSLFAKPVVTTSILPTKFFVEQIAGDTLDVNTMVGKGADPHTYEPKPKQMKELEKSELYFAIGIEFEDAWLDRFSKTFKNLRIVKTQEGIEKIAMSEEHEHEEHHEHKHEGEHKHEHHDHEGEHHHHHDGLDPHIWLDPILVKTQADNIAKALIEKFPQNAKLYEENLAKFKASLDELDSFIKNELKDVKTREFIVYHPSWGYFAKRYDLEQIAIEIEGKEPKPAELKELIEEAKEHGVKVIFVAPQFPTKAANLIAKETGSKVVMIDQLPENWLAEMKKTAEIFAKSL, from the coding sequence ATGAGAAAAATTATCGTTTTTTTAGCTGTTTGTGCTTTGTCTCTTTTTGCAAAGCCGGTTGTAACTACTAGCATACTGCCAACGAAATTTTTTGTCGAGCAAATCGCTGGAGATACGCTAGATGTAAATACGATGGTTGGCAAAGGGGCTGATCCGCACACATACGAGCCAAAACCAAAGCAGATGAAGGAGCTTGAAAAGAGCGAACTTTACTTTGCTATCGGCATCGAGTTTGAGGACGCGTGGCTTGATCGCTTCTCAAAGACGTTTAAAAATTTACGCATCGTAAAGACGCAAGAGGGCATCGAAAAGATCGCTATGAGCGAGGAGCATGAACATGAAGAGCATCACGAGCACAAGCACGAGGGCGAACATAAGCATGAGCACCATGACCACGAGGGAGAGCACCATCACCACCACGACGGCCTTGATCCGCACATCTGGCTTGACCCTATCTTGGTAAAAACTCAGGCTGATAACATCGCTAAGGCGCTAATAGAGAAATTCCCGCAAAATGCAAAGCTTTATGAGGAGAATTTGGCTAAATTTAAAGCTAGCCTTGACGAGCTTGATAGCTTTATCAAAAATGAGCTAAAAGATGTTAAAACTCGCGAATTTATCGTATATCACCCATCTTGGGGCTACTTTGCAAAGCGCTATGATTTAGAGCAAATCGCCATTGAAATAGAGGGCAAAGAGCCAAAGCCAGCTGAGCTAAAAGAGCTTATAGAAGAGGCTAAAGAGCACGGTGTAAAGGTCATTTTCGTAGCTCCGCAGTTTCCAACAAAGGCTGCAAATTTGATCGCAAAAGAGACTGGCTCAAAGGTCGTCATGATAGATCAGTTGCCTGAAAACTGGCTAGCCGAGATGAAAAAAACGGCTGAAATTTTCGCAAAAAGTCTATAG
- a CDS encoding nickel/cobalt transporter, whose amino-acid sequence MLARLIVICLLAINAFGCALCSLYSPTAHVSAKFVAQENNISQIAFTWTFSQNFSDLMKQNFDLNQDEKIDEKELRKIRLNLLDYLVPRHYLTDIEYYYKDENATKIEPNLNNYKLYFDEGRLKFDVSFKTNLVIADGLVVSVDMEDKEGYFNFKFTQNNAFSVGERFWAIPNSNSNLIFFTFSSKEAAKAHNQKPALKELLKEPVAGASDENLSQIDKIDEAKFDIVSKTSLSLLDRLKQILRSVDYKSPLALLFLAFISFGYGFLHAAGAGHGKVLTSSYFAATGGSYKRAFLFALKIGFLHVVGAFVFVFASFLLLREVSSDLTRDTASITTAFSGVVIFFVAIFMLVKKIKFYLSSKNETKFYIFRSNLSQNLSKNTKFKSECGCQICSTKKPKSKEEWLVAAAAALVPCPGTILVFVLANEIGSYFAGVISGLFMALGMSVVIFVAAVFGSKISTNIKLKKFKIYAEFAALGIMLWLGLFIFVTTFTQKSLF is encoded by the coding sequence ATGTTAGCACGCCTGATCGTCATTTGCCTACTAGCGATAAATGCTTTCGGGTGTGCTTTATGCTCGCTTTATAGCCCAACAGCTCATGTTAGTGCGAAATTTGTCGCGCAAGAAAATAACATCAGCCAGATAGCCTTTACTTGGACCTTTTCGCAAAATTTCTCAGACCTGATGAAGCAAAATTTTGACCTCAATCAAGATGAAAAGATAGACGAAAAAGAGCTTAGAAAGATCCGCTTAAATTTACTAGACTACCTCGTGCCAAGGCACTATCTAACGGACATTGAGTACTATTATAAGGACGAAAATGCCACTAAAATAGAGCCAAATTTAAATAATTACAAACTCTACTTTGATGAGGGCAGACTTAAATTTGACGTGAGTTTTAAGACAAATTTAGTGATCGCTGACGGACTTGTCGTGTCGGTTGATATGGAGGATAAAGAGGGCTATTTTAACTTCAAATTTACGCAAAATAACGCATTTTCGGTTGGTGAGCGATTTTGGGCGATACCAAATTCAAACTCAAATTTGATATTTTTTACATTTTCAAGCAAAGAAGCAGCCAAAGCTCACAACCAAAAGCCAGCGCTTAAAGAGCTGCTAAAAGAGCCAGTGGCAGGCGCGAGCGATGAAAATTTAAGCCAGATAGACAAGATCGATGAGGCTAAATTTGACATCGTCTCAAAAACTAGCCTAAGCTTGCTTGATAGGCTAAAGCAAATTTTAAGAAGCGTGGATTACAAAAGTCCGCTTGCGCTGCTATTTTTAGCGTTTATCTCATTTGGCTATGGCTTCTTGCACGCTGCTGGCGCAGGTCATGGCAAGGTGCTAACAAGCTCATATTTTGCTGCGACTGGTGGCAGCTACAAAAGGGCGTTTTTATTTGCCTTAAAGATCGGCTTTTTGCACGTCGTGGGCGCATTTGTCTTTGTCTTTGCTAGCTTTTTGCTGCTTCGTGAAGTAAGTAGCGACCTCACAAGAGATACTGCTAGCATAACGACTGCGTTTTCTGGAGTTGTGATCTTTTTTGTGGCGATTTTTATGCTTGTTAAAAAGATCAAATTTTATCTCTCAAGCAAAAATGAGACTAAATTTTATATTTTTAGATCAAATCTAAGCCAAAATTTGAGTAAAAATACAAAATTTAAAAGTGAATGTGGCTGTCAAATTTGCTCAACCAAAAAGCCAAAGAGCAAAGAGGAGTGGCTAGTAGCGGCTGCTGCGGCTCTTGTGCCCTGTCCTGGTACGATACTAGTCTTTGTGCTGGCAAATGAGATAGGTAGCTACTTTGCAGGCGTGATAAGTGGCCTGTTTATGGCGCTTGGCATGAGTGTGGTGATATTTGTAGCGGCAGTTTTTGGCTCAAAGATCAGCACAAACATTAAGCTAAAAAAGTTTAAAATCTACGCAGAATTTGCAGCCCTTGGCATTATGCTTTGGCTTGGACTTTTCATTTTTGTCACGACATTTACGCAAAAGAGCCTGTTTTGA
- a CDS encoding metal ABC transporter ATP-binding protein, producing MKDIIKIRNLNFSYDKQVVLEGINLDYSSDEFLAIIGPNGGGKSTLLKLILGLLKPQSGEIKLFGKEPSEVSKFIGYVPQNFLSNQSFPMMVLEVVLMGLIDKKIFGFYSKDEKALALSALEKVGMSEFANARIGELSGGQRQRVYIARALCANAKVLILDEPTASIDTKGQAEIYEILKGINANGVGVVLVSHDLNIVLNYATKIAYVSKNLHIHKTHENLAKREFIEHLARTHSHFCDVEIALGECGCEKTKSNVFKF from the coding sequence TTGAAAGATATTATAAAAATTAGAAATTTAAACTTTAGTTACGATAAGCAAGTCGTTTTAGAGGGTATTAACTTAGACTATAGTAGCGACGAGTTTTTGGCGATAATCGGTCCAAATGGTGGGGGCAAAAGTACGCTTTTAAAGCTCATTTTGGGTCTGCTTAAACCTCAAAGTGGCGAGATCAAGCTCTTTGGTAAAGAGCCAAGCGAGGTAAGTAAATTTATAGGCTACGTGCCGCAAAATTTCCTCTCAAATCAAAGCTTTCCGATGATGGTTTTAGAAGTTGTATTAATGGGGCTAATCGATAAAAAAATCTTTGGTTTTTACTCAAAAGATGAAAAAGCTCTAGCGCTAAGTGCCCTTGAAAAGGTCGGTATGAGCGAGTTTGCAAACGCGAGGATCGGTGAGCTAAGTGGCGGTCAAAGGCAGCGCGTCTATATCGCTAGAGCGCTTTGTGCAAATGCAAAAGTGCTCATCCTAGACGAGCCAACAGCGAGCATCGACACAAAAGGGCAGGCTGAAATTTATGAAATTTTAAAGGGCATAAATGCAAATGGCGTTGGCGTGGTTTTAGTTAGTCACGACCTAAATATCGTGCTAAATTACGCTACAAAGATCGCTTACGTGAGTAAAAATTTACACATTCATAAAACGCATGAAAACCTTGCAAAGAGGGAATTTATCGAGCATCTAGCTAGAACGCATAGCCATTTTTGTGATGTTGAGATCGCACTTGGCGAGTGTGGCTGCGAAAAAACAAAGAGCAATGTTTTTAAATTTTAA
- a CDS encoding metal ABC transporter permease, which produces MSEILELNFMQNAFIASILVSIICGMIGSLVVINKMTFIAGGIAHGAYGGIGLAFFFSLEPLLGASIFSLLLALIIATITLKDKTNIDSVIGAIWAIGMAIGIIFIDLTPGYNADLMSYLFGSILAVSGTDIIFMSVLDLLFLALIALFYRQFVAISFDAEFARLRGVNTTFFHYLLVCMMALCVVATIRVVGLILVIALLTIPPYIAQIFAKRLGLMMLISTIFSIIFCFIGLVISFYFNLTGGASIILVASLCFFAFSFKFKSLRS; this is translated from the coding sequence ATGAGTGAAATTTTAGAGTTAAATTTTATGCAAAATGCCTTTATTGCGAGCATTTTAGTAAGCATAATATGCGGCATGATAGGCTCGCTTGTGGTGATAAACAAGATGACTTTCATCGCTGGAGGCATCGCACACGGCGCATATGGCGGCATAGGACTTGCCTTTTTCTTCTCACTCGAGCCGCTGCTTGGAGCGAGCATATTTTCGCTGCTTCTAGCGCTCATCATCGCCACGATCACGCTAAAAGATAAGACAAACATCGACTCTGTAATAGGCGCTATTTGGGCGATTGGCATGGCGATTGGTATTATTTTCATCGATCTAACTCCTGGCTATAACGCCGATCTTATGAGCTATCTTTTTGGCTCGATCCTTGCAGTTAGCGGCACAGATATTATCTTTATGAGCGTTTTAGACCTCTTGTTTTTGGCACTCATCGCGCTTTTTTACCGCCAGTTTGTGGCGATTAGCTTTGATGCGGAGTTTGCAAGGCTAAGGGGCGTAAATACCACTTTTTTTCACTATTTGCTAGTTTGCATGATGGCGCTTTGCGTGGTGGCTACGATCCGCGTGGTGGGGCTAATACTTGTCATCGCACTACTTACCATACCGCCTTATATTGCGCAAATTTTTGCCAAAAGACTTGGGCTCATGATGCTTATCTCAACCATTTTTTCTATCATTTTTTGCTTTATCGGCCTTGTGATCAGCTTTTATTTCAACCTCACAGGCGGAGCTAGCATCATCTTAGTCGCCTCGCTTTGCTTTTTTGCATTTAGCTTTAAATTTAAAAGCTTGCGCTCGTAG
- a CDS encoding MATE family efflux transporter, with protein MDLLKDPLNKLIISLSLPAGVGMMFNTLYNVTGTFFAAKISTLAVAGMAMSFLLYLSVVGIGLGFGSALTALIGNSLGANKPKMAKLYAANGIVFVLLFALFIGLCGYLLAPDLLVLLGADHHYIKEALDYAGVIFLAAPFFLLIKSLNGVLVALGDTKSYRNWLFCGLFINAFFCYLFAFIFALGVKGLALATASVQFLGMIYLFLKVRKSKMIEPRNLGYFVPNFAVWAKILKQALPACLNYLSMSLGSLVLLKFVSFYGVNAVAGYGIALRIEQILVLPTIGMAAGVLSIISRNYGAKSFQRVLQCYKLSLLFLLIYCVFAYIFIRLFGESAIKLFDSTPAVLEVAKLYLGINSLAYMAYGTINISGSTLQAIKRPVAIFLLNGFRQLVLQCSLFYVVVFCLGLEIKFMWLALFFSVYFTAICFLAWTLFRLKRATSASF; from the coding sequence TTGGACCTACTAAAAGACCCACTAAATAAACTAATCATCTCGCTCTCGCTGCCAGCTGGCGTGGGCATGATGTTTAATACACTTTACAATGTCACTGGCACATTTTTCGCCGCTAAAATTTCTACCCTTGCAGTTGCTGGCATGGCGATGAGCTTTTTGCTCTATCTAAGTGTCGTTGGCATCGGTCTTGGCTTTGGCTCGGCACTCACCGCGCTAATAGGCAACAGCCTAGGTGCAAACAAACCAAAAATGGCTAAACTTTATGCGGCAAATGGCATCGTTTTTGTGCTTCTTTTTGCCTTATTTATTGGGCTTTGTGGCTACTTGCTAGCGCCAGATCTGCTAGTGCTTTTAGGTGCTGATCATCACTACATCAAAGAAGCACTTGACTACGCTGGTGTCATCTTTCTTGCAGCTCCATTTTTCCTACTTATAAAATCGCTTAATGGCGTTCTAGTCGCACTTGGCGATACTAAAAGCTACCGCAACTGGCTATTTTGTGGCCTTTTTATCAACGCATTTTTTTGCTATCTTTTTGCTTTTATCTTTGCTCTTGGCGTAAAAGGTCTTGCACTAGCAACGGCTAGCGTGCAGTTTTTAGGCATGATCTATCTCTTTCTTAAAGTAAGAAAGAGCAAGATGATAGAGCCTAGAAATTTAGGCTACTTCGTGCCAAATTTCGCCGTCTGGGCAAAGATACTAAAGCAAGCCTTGCCAGCTTGTCTAAACTACCTCTCAATGTCGCTTGGCTCGCTTGTGCTTTTAAAATTTGTAAGCTTTTACGGCGTCAATGCAGTGGCAGGCTATGGCATAGCCTTAAGGATCGAGCAAATTTTAGTGCTTCCGACCATCGGCATGGCAGCAGGGGTGCTTAGCATCATCTCAAGAAACTACGGCGCTAAGAGCTTTCAAAGAGTATTGCAGTGCTACAAATTATCACTTCTTTTTTTGCTCATCTACTGCGTCTTTGCCTACATCTTCATCAGGCTTTTTGGTGAGAGCGCGATCAAACTCTTTGACAGCACGCCAGCCGTGCTTGAGGTAGCCAAACTCTACCTTGGCATCAACTCACTTGCCTACATGGCTTACGGCACGATAAACATCTCAGGCAGCACGCTACAAGCGATAAAACGCCCAGTGGCGATCTTTTTGCTAAATGGCTTTAGACAGCTCGTGCTTCAATGCTCGCTCTTTTACGTGGTGGTCTTTTGTCTAGGACTTGAGATCAAATTTATGTGGCTAGCGCTCTTTTTTAGCGTCTATTTTACGGCGATTTGCTTTTTGGCTTGGACGCTTTTTAGGTTAAAAAGAGCTACGAGCGCAAGCTTTTAA